From Nerophis ophidion isolate RoL-2023_Sa unplaced genomic scaffold, RoL_Noph_v1.0 HiC_scaffold_293, whole genome shotgun sequence, a single genomic window includes:
- the LOC133547947 gene encoding uncharacterized protein LOC133547947, giving the protein MELSGGLLHGSWGRVILWGLDGAAAREEGDKTGKGTGVTGPLGPGTGSTTGDQSPTTGSVMVDAVARTGACRVGTGRGSGSGSGSGSGSGGCTTSITTRVLEGSKRTGDPVCWDRDGLPPSSTPRTSTQMEITRPSASRSVSVVNLRPRCVLVQAEATWNGSFQFCPIKALNLLISDSHAAPPRSSCEAVVDDGPQNDNLRHHSGRIEVEDEGAGYSWEDQDLRGIPYARDVRIPSTQFGHPQAFGVSPLACTPFGVVLDDTNPDRSPPVPEEVLHQVGGGVLLSSNVVSMLVETGGDGVSRLPNIQGVATLASDDVNAVFCACVPPA; this is encoded by the exons ATGGAGTTGTCGGGAGGACTGCTGCATGGCTCCTGGGGTCGTGTCATTCTCTGGGGCCTGGATGGTGCCGCAGCCAGAGAAGAAGGCGACAAAaccgggaaggggaccggggtgACCGGTCCCCTAGGACCCGGAACCGGCTCcaccacaggggaccagtccccgACCACGGGGTCGGTCATGGTGGACGCCGTGGCTCGCACAGGAGCGTGCAGGGTTGGAACCGGCAggggcagcggcagcggcagcggcagcggcagcggcagcggcggCTGCACTACCTCCATCACCACTCGGGTGCTGGAAGGATCCAAGCggactggtgaccccgtctgctgGGATCGTGACGGACTACCCCCCTCGTCCACGCCACGAACGTCCACACAGATGGAGATCACCAGACCCTCAGCCAGCCGCAGTGTCTCGGTGGTCAACCTGCGTCCCAGGTGTGTCCTGGTCCAAGCTGAGGCCACCTGGAATGGTTCCTTCCAATTTTGCCCAATAAAAGCACTCAATTTGTTGATTTCC gatAGCCACGCAGCACCTCCGCGTAGCTCCTGCGAGGCGGTTGTTGACGACGGTCCGCAAAATGATAATCTTCGTCATCATAGCGGCCGTATTGAGGTTGAGGACGAGGGGGCGGG gtaCTCGTGGGAAGACCAGGACCTCCGGGGCATCCCCTACGCCAGAGACGTCCGGATTCCCAG TACCCAATTTGGTCATCCACAGGCGTTCGGCGTGTCGCCGTTGGCCTGCACTCCATTTGGAGTCGTGCTGGATGACACAAACCCGGACAGAAGCCCACCCGTGCCGGAGGAAGTGTTGCACCAGGTGGGTGGTGGTGTTCTTCTGTCGAGtaatgttgtgtctatgttggtgGAAACGGGTGGCGATGGTGTTTCCCGTCTCCCCAACATACAGGGCGTGGCAACGCTGGCATCGGATGACGTAAACGCAGTTTTTTGTGCGTGCGTCCCCCCTGCATAG